In Roseomonas marmotae, a single genomic region encodes these proteins:
- a CDS encoding rod-binding protein: MMDSVSPGGRHVARQLEASFAAGMVSAARPPKRQGLFDGGAGAGAFDSFMDHALGDALAARGQLGLTPAIERAIAGRAAVARGAR; this comes from the coding sequence ATGATGGATTCCGTATCGCCCGGTGGGCGTCACGTGGCGCGGCAACTGGAGGCCAGCTTCGCCGCCGGGATGGTCAGCGCGGCGCGGCCGCCGAAGCGGCAGGGGCTTTTCGATGGAGGCGCCGGCGCCGGAGCCTTCGACAGCTTCATGGACCATGCGCTGGGCGATGCCCTGGCGGCGCGTGGCCAGCTCGGCCTGACACCGGCCATCGAGCGTGCGATCGCCGGCCGTGCCGCCGTGGCACGGGGCGCCCGATGA
- a CDS encoding bactofilin family protein, which translates to MSFFGKPSGGEPRITYERIDLTAEHAVLAPSPAPAPRAAPPASTVVRPGPARIEAPAMLIGPESELEGRLRSRGAVRIEGVLRGELHAASVLVAPGGLIEGKVTVEHAQIDGTMRGTLVARDIEISRTAMVEAELVYEEIGIARGARVLGLHRRREPEPVQVPAAPADGDALSLSVNTVPAGEETAEAGLTQTTALVAAAEAALQELAEVAQAAAGASAELARDGAGGLVALESELRDTAARLPLGQAGA; encoded by the coding sequence ATGAGCTTCTTCGGTAAGCCCAGCGGCGGGGAGCCCCGCATCACCTATGAGCGCATCGACCTGACCGCTGAGCACGCGGTACTCGCCCCTAGTCCCGCCCCAGCGCCGCGCGCCGCCCCACCGGCCTCCACCGTGGTTCGGCCTGGCCCGGCGCGGATCGAGGCGCCGGCCATGCTGATCGGCCCCGAAAGCGAGCTGGAAGGTCGCCTCCGCAGCCGCGGCGCCGTACGAATCGAGGGTGTGCTGCGTGGAGAATTGCACGCCGCATCGGTACTGGTCGCGCCAGGCGGGTTGATCGAGGGAAAGGTCACGGTCGAGCATGCGCAAATCGACGGCACGATGCGCGGCACGCTGGTGGCACGGGACATCGAGATCAGCCGCACTGCCATGGTGGAGGCCGAGCTGGTTTATGAGGAGATCGGCATCGCCCGTGGCGCGCGGGTGCTGGGCCTGCATCGCCGGCGGGAGCCCGAGCCCGTGCAGGTCCCCGCCGCGCCTGCGGATGGAGATGCGCTCTCCCTCTCCGTGAACACCGTTCCGGCGGGAGAGGAAACGGCCGAGGCTGGCCTGACGCAGACCACCGCCCTGGTCGCCGCCGCCGAGGCCGCCCTGCAGGAACTGGCGGAGGTGGCGCAGGCGGCGGCCGGTGCCTCGGCCGAGTTGGCCCGGGATGGCGCCGGTGGGCTGGTGGCGCTGGAAAGCGAGTTGCGGGATACCGCCGCGCGCCTGCCGTTGGGCCAGGCCGGCGCCTGA
- a CDS encoding methionyl-tRNA synthetase has protein sequence MTRPSPFFVHHTIRLSRTEVLEALRGAALAQVRETLRLADPSARSVELETQLLAGGSVEIDSAAVAIEARLPEEFAPLLRQGSAWPAPAAPVFGPPAPAGLGTVAG, from the coding sequence ATGACCCGCCCTTCCCCCTTCTTCGTTCATCACACCATCCGCCTCAGCCGCACCGAGGTGCTCGAGGCGCTGCGGGGCGCGGCCCTGGCCCAGGTGCGGGAGACGCTGCGCCTGGCCGATCCCTCCGCCCGTAGCGTGGAACTGGAAACCCAGCTTCTGGCTGGCGGCTCGGTGGAGATTGACAGCGCCGCCGTGGCCATTGAGGCGCGGCTGCCGGAGGAATTCGCGCCGCTGCTGCGGCAGGGCAGCGCCTGGCCGGCGCCGGCCGCTCCCGTCTTCGGTCCGCCAGCTCCGGCCGGGCTGGGAACCGTTGCCGGATAA
- the htpG gene encoding molecular chaperone HtpG: protein MSDTVERHEFGAEVGRLLELVVHALYSEREIFLRELVANAADAVDRRRFEALTDSKLSLPAEARVRVVPDKDARTLTISDPGIGMSKSDLAQHLGTIARSGTLAFAKSLADAPATDKPSLIGQFGVGFYSAFMVADRVEVTSRRAGSEEAWTWASEGKGDYTLAPATREELGTDIVLHMKADAGEFLEPFRLQAIIRKWADHITLPITVARDGKDEPANEGTALWRKPKSEVSEESYTDFYRHVAHAFDEPWATLHWRAEGMLDYSALLFIPGMKPFQAVEGERESRVRLHVRRMFITDEAGLLPPWLRFVQGVVDTEDLPLNVSREMLQATPVLGRIRKAVTNRVLSELKTRAGNAEDYARFWENFGPVLKEGVWEDAEHRKEVAALLRFRSSAVEGWTSLADYLGRMKEGQEAIYVLLGEDPAALAKSPQLEGFRARGVEVLLLSDGIDAFWPERLDSFEGKPIRSITQGTVDLSKLAGGQEAGEAADVAMLLPLLKDALKEEVSEVRATDRLVDSAVVLAAAQHGPDLQMQRMLRRAGRDFGGLPVLEVNPRHPLIRRLAEEAKTDTALAEKAGLLLDLARVQDGDTPRDPAGFARRVAAALAGGQG from the coding sequence GTGAGCGATACCGTGGAGCGGCATGAATTCGGCGCCGAGGTCGGGCGCCTCCTCGAACTGGTCGTGCATGCGCTCTATTCCGAGCGCGAGATTTTCCTGCGGGAACTGGTGGCCAATGCCGCCGATGCCGTGGACCGGCGGCGTTTCGAGGCGCTGACCGACAGCAAGCTCAGCCTGCCGGCCGAGGCCAGGGTGCGGGTGGTGCCGGACAAGGACGCCCGGACACTGACGATTTCCGACCCCGGCATCGGCATGTCCAAATCCGATCTGGCCCAGCATCTCGGCACCATCGCCCGTTCCGGCACGCTGGCTTTCGCGAAGTCGCTGGCTGATGCGCCGGCCACCGACAAGCCCAGCCTGATCGGCCAGTTCGGCGTCGGCTTCTATTCCGCCTTCATGGTCGCCGACCGGGTCGAGGTCACCTCCCGCCGCGCCGGCAGCGAAGAGGCCTGGACCTGGGCCTCCGAAGGCAAGGGCGATTATACCCTCGCCCCCGCCACACGGGAGGAGCTGGGCACCGATATCGTCCTGCACATGAAGGCCGATGCCGGGGAGTTTCTCGAACCCTTCCGCCTGCAAGCCATCATCCGCAAATGGGCCGACCACATCACCCTGCCCATTACCGTCGCGCGGGACGGGAAGGACGAGCCGGCGAATGAGGGCACCGCGCTCTGGCGCAAGCCGAAATCGGAGGTGAGCGAGGAGAGCTACACCGATTTCTACCGCCATGTCGCCCATGCCTTCGACGAGCCCTGGGCCACGCTGCACTGGCGGGCGGAGGGTATGCTGGATTACAGCGCGCTGCTCTTCATACCCGGCATGAAGCCCTTCCAGGCCGTGGAGGGGGAGCGGGAGAGCCGGGTGCGGCTGCATGTCCGCCGCATGTTCATCACCGACGAGGCCGGGCTGCTGCCGCCCTGGCTGCGCTTCGTGCAGGGCGTGGTGGATACCGAGGACCTGCCGCTGAACGTGTCGCGGGAGATGCTGCAGGCGACGCCGGTGCTCGGGCGGATCCGCAAGGCCGTGACCAACCGCGTGCTGTCGGAGCTGAAGACCCGCGCCGGGAATGCCGAGGACTATGCCAGGTTCTGGGAGAATTTCGGCCCGGTGCTGAAGGAAGGCGTCTGGGAGGATGCCGAGCACCGCAAGGAAGTCGCGGCCCTTCTGCGCTTCCGTTCCTCGGCCGTGGAGGGTTGGACCTCGCTGGCCGACTATCTGGGCCGGATGAAGGAGGGCCAGGAGGCGATCTATGTCCTGCTGGGCGAGGACCCGGCGGCGCTGGCAAAATCGCCGCAGCTGGAGGGCTTCCGCGCCAGGGGGGTGGAGGTGCTGCTGCTCTCGGACGGGATCGACGCCTTCTGGCCGGAGCGGCTGGACAGTTTCGAGGGCAAGCCGATCCGCAGCATCACCCAGGGCACGGTTGATCTCTCCAAACTCGCTGGCGGGCAGGAAGCGGGCGAGGCCGCGGATGTGGCGATGCTGCTGCCCCTGCTGAAGGACGCCCTGAAGGAGGAGGTCAGCGAGGTCCGCGCGACCGATCGCCTGGTGGACAGCGCCGTTGTGCTGGCCGCCGCGCAGCACGGCCCGGACCTGCAGATGCAGCGCATGCTGCGCCGCGCCGGGCGGGATTTCGGCGGGCTTCCGGTGCTGGAGGTCAATCCGCGCCACCCGCTGATCCGCAGGCTGGCCGAGGAGGCCAAGACCGATACGGCGTTGGCGGAGAAGGCCGGGCTGCTGCTCGACCTGGCGCGGGTGCAGGATGGCGATACCCCGCGCGACCCGGCCGGTTTCGCGCGGCGCGTGGCTGCCGCCCTCGCCGGCGGTCAGGGCTGA
- a CDS encoding S1 family peptidase, whose product MRVRTWMSGMIAMAAVLGAAAAWSLRPGVPTAMTAGGISGSAFAVAPGMLVTNAHVALRCRAQGLPLRVQGRGGWEVSLLDPEADLALLRGPSGSGMVLALSAALRLPRGTPLLAMGYPTAGTEGRLAGQLQGRQGRLLRATLTVHDPEGGQATSFVMADHLGRELEPSWEDGLRYFGAGQEARLRWRLEIDAPSAGGSSGGPVLDAAGQVVGVVYAGGRGLTAAIPLEDLRALLARAGVAPVLGSFFPQGLPDWEAVQASAARALSRITC is encoded by the coding sequence ATGCGCGTGCGGACCTGGATGAGCGGCATGATCGCGATGGCAGCGGTGCTCGGCGCTGCCGCGGCCTGGTCCCTGCGGCCGGGCGTGCCGACGGCGATGACAGCGGGAGGGATTTCGGGCTCGGCCTTCGCCGTGGCGCCCGGGATGCTGGTGACCAACGCGCATGTCGCGCTGCGCTGCCGTGCCCAGGGCCTGCCGCTGCGCGTGCAAGGACGCGGCGGATGGGAGGTGTCCTTGCTGGACCCGGAGGCCGATCTCGCCCTGCTGCGCGGTCCCTCCGGCAGCGGAATGGTGCTGGCGCTCTCCGCCGCCCTGCGCCTGCCGCGCGGCACGCCGCTGCTGGCCATGGGCTATCCCACCGCCGGGACCGAAGGGCGGCTGGCCGGGCAGTTGCAGGGCAGGCAGGGCCGGCTGCTGCGCGCCACGCTGACCGTACACGACCCTGAGGGGGGACAGGCCACCAGCTTCGTCATGGCCGACCACCTGGGGCGGGAGTTGGAACCGAGCTGGGAGGATGGGCTTCGCTACTTCGGCGCAGGCCAGGAGGCGCGGCTGCGATGGCGGCTGGAAATCGATGCACCCTCGGCGGGTGGCAGTTCCGGCGGACCGGTTCTGGATGCGGCGGGGCAGGTGGTGGGGGTCGTCTATGCCGGCGGGCGCGGGCTGACGGCGGCCATTCCGCTGGAGGATCTACGCGCCTTGCTGGCCCGTGCCGGGGTGGCACCGGTGCTCGGCAGCTTCTTCCCGCAAGGGCTGCCGGACTGGGAGGCGGTGCAGGCCAGTGCCGCCCGCGCGCTCTCCCGCATCACCTGCTGA
- a CDS encoding flagellar basal body P-ring protein FlgI: MPRRLTCRFLWTLALACLVALPAWAQVRLKDIVSIEGVRGNQLVGYGLVIGLQGTGDQLRNTPFTQQSLAAMLERMGINVADARVQTRNTAAVIVTATLPPFARQGTPIDVQVSSLGDSRSLNGGTLIVTPLLGADGEVYAVAQGPVVVGGFQAAGQAQSISSGVTTQGRVPGGGLVEREVPVSLRNLDSIRLALRAPDFTTAIRIEEVLNARFGPGSAQALDLGTVEVKIPFGFRDRLPALVAQMEGLQVRPETTARVVVDERTGTIIVGASVRVEPVAITHGNLVIRVTESPVASQPGPLSNGETVVLPRTQVEVDDQRGRQLAVLPRASTLQALVNGLNALGLAPRDLISVLNVLKASGALHAELQFI, from the coding sequence ATGCCGCGCCGCCTGACCTGTCGTTTTCTCTGGACCCTGGCCCTGGCCTGTCTCGTTGCCCTGCCGGCGTGGGCGCAGGTGCGGCTGAAGGATATCGTCTCGATCGAAGGCGTGCGCGGCAACCAGCTTGTCGGCTACGGCCTGGTCATCGGCCTGCAGGGCACGGGTGACCAGCTGCGGAACACGCCCTTCACGCAGCAGAGCCTGGCGGCGATGCTGGAGCGGATGGGCATCAATGTGGCCGATGCGCGGGTGCAGACCCGCAATACCGCCGCCGTGATCGTCACCGCCACCCTGCCGCCCTTCGCGCGCCAGGGCACGCCCATCGATGTGCAGGTTTCCTCGCTGGGCGACAGCCGCAGCCTGAATGGCGGCACGCTGATCGTGACGCCGCTGCTGGGCGCGGATGGCGAGGTCTATGCCGTGGCGCAGGGCCCGGTGGTGGTGGGCGGCTTCCAGGCGGCGGGGCAGGCGCAGAGCATTTCCTCGGGCGTCACCACCCAGGGGCGGGTGCCCGGCGGCGGGCTGGTGGAGCGGGAGGTGCCCGTCAGCCTTCGCAACCTCGACAGCATCCGCCTGGCGCTGCGCGCACCCGATTTCACCACGGCCATCCGGATCGAGGAGGTGCTGAATGCTCGCTTCGGCCCCGGCAGCGCCCAGGCGCTGGACCTCGGCACGGTGGAGGTGAAGATCCCCTTCGGCTTCCGCGACCGGCTGCCGGCGCTGGTGGCGCAGATGGAAGGATTGCAGGTGCGGCCGGAGACCACCGCCCGGGTGGTAGTGGATGAGCGCACCGGTACCATCATCGTCGGCGCCTCGGTGCGGGTGGAGCCGGTGGCCATCACCCATGGCAACCTGGTGATCCGTGTGACGGAAAGCCCGGTGGCCAGCCAGCCTGGCCCGCTCTCGAATGGCGAGACGGTGGTGCTGCCGCGCACGCAGGTGGAGGTGGATGATCAGCGTGGCCGCCAGCTGGCGGTGCTGCCCCGGGCCAGCACCTTGCAGGCGCTGGTGAACGGGTTGAACGCGCTGGGCCTGGCGCCGCGCGACCTGATCTCCGTGCTGAATGTGCTGAAGGCCAGCGGCGCACTGCATGCTGAGTTGCAGTTCATCTGA
- a CDS encoding polysaccharide deacetylase, which yields MTQLISPGFSNPYIPLALEEEDVAAMAGALDCTVEECGEAFMLATPLARDAAVLLWRGALALMPQSEMPRAPDRALQLRDALADLRTLLGLEPQLLPHAALARAGLRYSA from the coding sequence GTGACCCAGTTGATCAGCCCAGGGTTCAGCAATCCCTATATTCCCCTGGCACTGGAGGAGGAGGATGTCGCCGCCATGGCCGGTGCGCTGGATTGCACGGTGGAGGAATGCGGGGAGGCCTTCATGCTTGCCACGCCGCTGGCGCGCGACGCGGCGGTGCTGCTCTGGCGTGGCGCCCTGGCGCTGATGCCGCAGAGCGAGATGCCGCGGGCGCCGGACCGTGCCCTGCAACTGCGCGATGCGCTGGCCGATCTGCGGACGCTGCTGGGGCTGGAGCCGCAGTTGCTGCCGCATGCCGCGCTGGCCCGGGCCGGCCTGCGCTACAGCGCCTGA
- a CDS encoding flagellin, whose translation MMERVSPAGVAIGRQASLQSLQAQLARATAEVASGRKSDPVLDMGIGASLLYRLRSDIQQGGAIKNGTSLAGERMKTMQTAMTSIRDIFQDVSAQILAADVLKQQSYTMLSADTPDLLASIADLLNTDFQGQKVFGGTDGATRPLDGIAELPARIQSMLEAAVATKGGALDADDIAGLMQDIEDAFDDGGSEFYGRYYGSSSRTGDGAPNLVRIGDGQALAYDVRADHGAFRDALKALAMTSLLGNGASRLSEDARTALCDRAGELMRGAQTQLTTLAGTLGTKQARLERVAEIHDHGVQATTAQINDLERADYYSLSDQINTMQIQLQATYSITAQLSKLSLVNYL comes from the coding sequence ATGATGGAGCGTGTGTCCCCGGCGGGCGTCGCGATCGGCCGGCAGGCCAGTCTGCAGAGCCTGCAAGCGCAACTCGCCCGTGCGACCGCCGAAGTCGCCTCCGGCCGAAAGAGCGACCCGGTGCTGGATATGGGTATCGGCGCCTCGCTGCTCTATCGGCTGCGGAGCGATATCCAGCAGGGCGGGGCGATCAAGAACGGCACCAGCCTCGCCGGCGAGCGCATGAAGACCATGCAGACCGCCATGACGTCGATCAGGGACATCTTCCAGGATGTCTCCGCGCAGATCCTGGCTGCCGATGTGCTGAAGCAGCAGAGCTATACCATGCTCTCTGCCGATACTCCCGACCTGCTCGCCTCCATCGCCGATCTCCTGAACACGGATTTCCAGGGGCAGAAGGTATTTGGCGGCACCGACGGCGCCACGCGGCCGCTGGACGGGATCGCGGAGCTGCCGGCGCGGATTCAGTCCATGCTGGAGGCTGCCGTGGCCACCAAGGGCGGCGCGTTGGATGCCGACGACATTGCGGGGCTGATGCAGGATATCGAGGATGCCTTTGATGACGGCGGCTCGGAGTTCTACGGCCGTTATTACGGCTCCTCCTCCAGGACGGGGGACGGCGCGCCGAATCTGGTGCGGATCGGTGACGGGCAGGCGCTCGCCTATGACGTCCGCGCCGATCATGGCGCCTTCCGGGATGCGCTGAAGGCGCTGGCCATGACGTCGCTTCTGGGCAATGGCGCCAGCAGGCTCAGCGAGGATGCCAGGACCGCCCTTTGCGACCGTGCGGGCGAGCTGATGCGCGGCGCGCAGACGCAGCTGACCACCCTGGCCGGCACGCTCGGCACCAAACAGGCGCGGCTGGAGCGGGTGGCGGAGATCCATGACCATGGCGTGCAGGCCACGACGGCGCAGATCAACGACCTGGAGCGGGCCGACTACTACAGCCTCTCCGACCAGATCAACACGATGCAGATCCAGCTGCAGGCGACTTACTCCATCACCGCGCAGCTCTCCAAGCTGAGCCTGGTGAACTACCTCTGA
- the flgK gene encoding flagellar hook-associated protein FlgK, whose protein sequence is MSLQAALSAALTSLAAEQRASSVIANNVANVQTPGFVRRDLPRSENLVGGTGSGVATGVVQRAADTVLATASRAANGAEAFAGRLQSLLASYTSVIGQPADERSLSSRLGAFQEAMTALSAAPNDAVVQGEALAAAQDLVDSFHDMDAAISRSRTEADFGVARDVDAVNTALRDLQEVERQRALAAARGASTAEYEDKRDTLLADIAVRLPIRVHDNGPGRLLVMTDGGNTLFDSGNPRALAFSHTPQIASDIRRHGSAPYTDGLSDITVGGMVLRVSDSGSIAAGLKLRDEVMPRFADMLDQVAGRLAESFQEADPSLGAGQAGLFTRDGAAGFDPAAPAVGMARLIGINALVDPDQVADPSTAPPSLGQLWRMRDGMGAVVEGSTSDNRIILGWLDALGRNRDYDSGTGLPGSMGLPQAASQVVGLMQSERGTWTDRAITRASIALQARQDLTNKTAVSVDEELQRLLMVQQTYSASVQVIQAAAKMLDELGSLRR, encoded by the coding sequence ATGTCCCTTCAAGCCGCACTGAGCGCGGCGCTGACCTCCCTGGCCGCCGAGCAGCGGGCCTCCTCGGTCATCGCCAACAATGTGGCCAATGTGCAGACCCCAGGCTTTGTGCGGCGCGACCTGCCGCGCAGCGAGAACCTGGTGGGCGGCACCGGCAGCGGGGTCGCGACCGGGGTGGTCCAGCGCGCCGCCGATACCGTCCTGGCCACGGCCTCCCGCGCCGCCAATGGCGCCGAGGCCTTCGCCGGCCGCCTGCAATCCCTGCTGGCCAGCTATACCAGCGTAATCGGCCAGCCGGCCGATGAGCGCTCCCTCTCCTCCCGCCTCGGCGCCTTTCAGGAGGCGATGACCGCGCTCTCTGCCGCGCCGAACGATGCCGTGGTGCAGGGCGAGGCGCTGGCGGCAGCGCAGGATCTGGTGGACAGCTTCCACGATATGGATGCCGCCATCAGCCGCTCGCGCACTGAGGCCGACTTCGGCGTTGCGCGGGATGTGGATGCCGTGAACACGGCGCTACGGGATCTGCAGGAGGTGGAGCGGCAAAGGGCGCTGGCCGCCGCGCGCGGCGCCTCCACCGCCGAATACGAGGACAAGCGCGACACCCTCCTCGCGGATATCGCCGTCAGGCTGCCGATCCGCGTCCATGACAACGGGCCGGGCCGGCTGCTGGTGATGACCGATGGCGGCAATACGCTCTTCGACAGCGGCAATCCGCGCGCGCTGGCCTTCAGCCATACGCCGCAGATCGCCTCCGACATCCGCCGCCACGGCAGCGCCCCCTATACTGATGGCCTCTCCGACATCACCGTCGGCGGCATGGTGCTGCGCGTCTCCGACAGCGGCAGCATCGCCGCCGGGCTGAAGCTTCGGGACGAGGTGATGCCGCGCTTCGCCGATATGCTGGACCAGGTGGCGGGCCGGCTGGCGGAGAGCTTCCAGGAGGCCGATCCAAGCCTTGGCGCCGGTCAGGCCGGGCTCTTCACCCGTGATGGCGCCGCCGGCTTCGACCCCGCAGCGCCAGCCGTCGGCATGGCGCGTCTCATCGGCATCAATGCGCTGGTCGACCCGGACCAGGTGGCCGATCCCAGCACCGCCCCACCGTCGCTGGGCCAGCTCTGGCGGATGCGCGACGGCATGGGGGCGGTGGTCGAGGGCAGTACCTCCGACAACAGAATCATCCTGGGCTGGCTGGACGCCCTGGGGCGCAACCGCGACTACGACAGCGGCACCGGCCTGCCGGGCTCGATGGGGCTGCCGCAGGCTGCCTCGCAGGTTGTCGGGCTGATGCAGAGCGAGCGCGGCACCTGGACTGACCGTGCCATCACCCGCGCCAGCATCGCCCTGCAGGCGCGGCAGGACCTGACCAACAAGACGGCGGTCAGCGTGGATGAGGAACTGCAGCGGCTGCTGATGGTGCAGCAGACCTATTCGGCCTCGGTACAGGTCATCCAGGCCGCCGCCAAAATGCTCGACGAGCTCGGCAGCCTCAGACGTTGA
- a CDS encoding flagellar hook protein FlgE — protein MTAINALRTSVSGLNAQATKLSGISNNIANSSTVGYKRIDTQFESLVLEGSSHGSSALAGTAAHNRVEITKLGQVQSTGVDTDIAVNGNGFLVVNETPGSNGKYLATRAGSFRPDANGNLVNAGGYYLQGVKLGADGLPLGTLGDNNVDGLATVNINNISVSSAPTTEMTFWANLPAGNTAYSADPPGVDTHISSVDYYDALGGTQTLTYRFIALPAAAAGDTDTNRWLMQVYDSATGGDPAAPVTDESRLVGQVEVEFWGASAGANKAGTIKSVVSDTAPVPPATTPISAAMPEAAYGKYTMPATADQTRGVYDTRLGTLTMQLGSMTLPLKIGVPGSVSGITQLSGNFVPTKIEKNGSAFGMLERVSVDDDGKVIATFSNGQSRPIYQLKIAVFPNADGLNPVSGDAYEMSRAAGAVRLLTPGEGSAGTTSGRALESSNVDIGTELTNLIETQRAYSSNASVVRTADQMLEEATNLKR, from the coding sequence ATGACGGCCATCAACGCTCTCCGGACCAGCGTCTCGGGCCTGAATGCCCAGGCCACGAAGCTCTCCGGCATTTCCAACAACATCGCCAACAGCTCCACTGTTGGCTACAAGCGGATCGATACACAGTTCGAGAGCCTGGTGCTGGAAGGCTCCAGCCATGGCAGCTCGGCGCTGGCCGGCACCGCCGCGCATAACCGGGTGGAGATCACAAAGCTCGGCCAGGTGCAGAGTACCGGCGTCGATACCGATATCGCCGTCAATGGAAACGGCTTCCTGGTGGTGAACGAAACCCCGGGCAGCAACGGCAAATATCTCGCTACCCGTGCGGGCTCCTTCCGCCCGGACGCCAACGGGAACCTGGTCAATGCCGGGGGCTACTATCTGCAGGGCGTGAAGCTCGGCGCCGATGGCCTGCCGCTCGGCACCCTGGGCGACAACAATGTCGATGGCCTGGCGACGGTCAATATCAACAATATCAGCGTCTCCTCCGCGCCGACCACGGAGATGACCTTCTGGGCCAACCTGCCTGCCGGCAATACGGCCTATTCGGCCGATCCTCCGGGCGTGGACACGCATATCAGCAGCGTCGATTACTATGACGCCCTGGGCGGAACCCAGACCCTGACCTACCGCTTCATCGCGCTGCCGGCCGCAGCCGCGGGCGACACGGATACCAACCGCTGGCTGATGCAGGTCTATGACAGCGCGACCGGCGGCGACCCCGCCGCGCCGGTGACGGATGAATCGCGGCTGGTCGGGCAGGTGGAGGTCGAATTCTGGGGTGCCAGCGCCGGCGCCAACAAGGCGGGCACCATCAAGTCCGTGGTCAGCGATACCGCGCCGGTGCCGCCGGCGACCACGCCCATCTCCGCCGCCATGCCGGAAGCGGCCTATGGCAAATATACGATGCCGGCTACCGCCGACCAGACCAGGGGCGTCTATGACACGCGTCTCGGTACCCTGACCATGCAGCTCGGCAGCATGACGCTGCCGCTCAAGATCGGCGTGCCCGGCAGCGTCTCCGGCATCACCCAGCTGAGCGGCAACTTCGTGCCGACCAAGATCGAGAAGAACGGCTCGGCCTTCGGCATGCTGGAGCGGGTCTCGGTCGATGATGACGGCAAGGTCATCGCAACCTTCTCCAATGGACAGTCCCGGCCGATCTACCAGCTGAAGATTGCCGTCTTCCCCAATGCCGATGGCCTGAACCCCGTCAGCGGCGATGCCTATGAGATGTCGCGCGCGGCAGGTGCGGTGCGGCTGCTGACGCCGGGTGAGGGCTCTGCCGGCACCACCTCGGGCAGGGCACTGGAATCCTCCAATGTCGATATCGGCACGGAACTGACCAACCTGATCGAGACGCAGCGCGCCTACAGCTCCAATGCCTCGGTGGTCCGTACCGCCGACCAGATGCTGGAAGAAGCGACCAATCTGAAGCGGTGA
- a CDS encoding flagellar motor protein MotB: MSAENDKRRIIVKRHHVARDEDHGGQWKIAYADFVTAMMAFFLVMWLLSSTTEAQRDGIAQFFNASSILDLPAGNGVLSGGTSMLVAGESRTDPLTTVSEGGLRRDSDGGESANNGEAAEAAAAQDGGLRDPIDRQRLEAMKAELERQLGTTDGTLRDFVQNLRVEMTSEGLRLQIFDRDGAPMFAAGATEPTPRLARILHVLGGILATVPNAVVVAGHTDGQAFSRGAYGNWELSSDRANSARRVLEQEGVPAARMHRIEGKSSVEPLLREAPNDPRNRRIAITVMRAGLVTQRAAAEPRR; encoded by the coding sequence ATGAGCGCCGAGAACGACAAGCGTCGGATCATCGTCAAGAGGCACCACGTGGCGCGTGACGAGGATCATGGCGGCCAGTGGAAGATCGCCTACGCCGATTTCGTCACGGCGATGATGGCCTTCTTCCTGGTCATGTGGCTGCTCTCCTCCACCACCGAGGCGCAGCGCGACGGCATCGCCCAGTTCTTCAACGCATCCAGCATTCTTGATCTGCCGGCCGGCAACGGCGTGCTGAGCGGCGGCACCTCCATGCTGGTCGCCGGGGAATCCCGCACCGATCCACTGACCACCGTCAGTGAGGGCGGGCTGCGGCGGGACAGCGATGGCGGGGAGTCCGCGAATAACGGTGAGGCAGCCGAGGCCGCCGCCGCTCAGGATGGCGGGTTGCGCGACCCGATCGACCGCCAGAGGCTGGAAGCCATGAAGGCGGAGCTGGAGCGGCAGCTCGGCACGACGGATGGCACGCTGCGCGACTTCGTACAGAATCTGCGCGTCGAGATGACGTCGGAAGGGCTGCGGCTGCAGATCTTCGATCGCGACGGCGCGCCCATGTTCGCCGCCGGCGCCACCGAGCCGACCCCGCGCCTCGCTCGTATCCTGCATGTGCTGGGCGGCATCCTGGCCACGGTGCCGAACGCGGTGGTGGTGGCCGGCCACACGGATGGGCAGGCCTTCTCCCGCGGCGCCTATGGCAACTGGGAACTGTCCAGCGACCGCGCCAACAGCGCGCGCCGGGTGCTGGAGCAGGAGGGCGTGCCGGCGGCGCGGATGCACCGGATCGAGGGAAAATCCTCGGTCGAACCGCTGTTGCGGGAGGCGCCGAACGACCCCCGCAATCGCCGCATCGCCATTACGGTGATGCGCGCCGGCCTCGTCACGCAACGCGCCGCCGCGGAGCCGCGCCGATGA